A genomic window from Antedon mediterranea chromosome 4, ecAntMedi1.1, whole genome shotgun sequence includes:
- the LOC140047943 gene encoding protein SERAC1-like encodes MARPNPRLRKSIKGKIALATLSIVGGVGILVYKLFQDIDRAMNFKTNQLSIEHHSPYIYVKTEDIKQGQSNMVTNMKNTLENIIEDKHPSTSWLPFWVPLDTSTANPWRLLQKAKSDKPYDRQLAISSLANVHGWHDADYQVVAQACDQNTLIGLARSPDVDSRFFLPPPPPVQENKVNLVERFRHLLGSLPKSGLDACTEYFTKTALLGDDAAQADDQSGALCFGGNSLSFVSSLSRVPTERAERFYLMSLINHSEIETHAEDIISNGGLQLLMELQHRRTQSLQLQCYMAQVLGNLAVYTRFHQNIIQAGFVRVLVNWVKSKHIPLQMEASRALSNLDSLHTGNVFRNGIYQLHPQYRYSDEVVADVVFVHGLLGGAFHSWRQRASAKEETSDTSTNDKDLTPCWPKTWLAEDCPHLRIITVAYETQVSEWTSSCPYGQEKRSLAARSQELLKKLEKAGIGQRPVIWVTHSMGGLLVKQMLIDAWQSKKQQSLASKTAGVVFYSTPHQGSAIAAYSQQASYLLYPSVEVAELQQGASSLRHLHGQFRAFVQTFGLPVLSFGEMQPTEVALLKLFVVPMTSAHPGFGDFYMLDTNHFGVCKPTSHSSPVYQALLKFLNRHAPSPLHAKIAEILTQQPMNKHLDTIDPPPFAGFDQ; translated from the exons ATGGCGAGGCCTAACCCTAGGCTGAGGAAGTCTATAAAAG GAAAAATTGCCTTAGCTACATTGTCCATCGTTGGAGG GGTTGGTATCCTCGTTTACAAGTTATTTCAAGACATTGATAGGGCGATGAACTTTAAAACAAACCAACTAAGCATTGAGCATCATAGCCCGTACATCTACGTGAAGACTGAGGACATTAAGCAAG GCCAGTCAAACATGGTAACAAATATGAAAAACACATTGGAGAACATCATTGAAGATAAACATCCAA GCACATCTTGGTTACCGTTTTGGGTACCTTTAGACACAAGTACAGCCAATCCTTGGCGCTTATTACAGAAGGCTAAGTCAGATAAACCATATGATCGCCAACTTGCTATATCATCATTGGCTAACGTACATGGATGGCATG ATGCCGATTACCAAGTTGTCGCTCAAGCATGTGATCAGAACACTCTTATTGGTTTAGCTAGGTCACCTGATGTTGATAGTCGTTTCTTTCTTCCACCACCTCCTCCTGTTCAAGAAAACAAG GTAAATTTAGTTGAAAGGTTTCGTCATCTGTTGGGCTCACTACCTAAAAGTGGTTTAGATGCGTGCACAGAATATTTTACAAAGACTGCCCTCTTAGGAGACGATGCGGCGCAAGCAGATGATCAG AGCGGTGCTCTTTGCTTTGGAGGAAATAGCTTATCCTTTGTGAGTAGTTTGAGTAGAGTTCCCACGGAGCGTGCTGAAAGGTTCTATCTGATGTCACTTATCAACCATTCGGAG aTTGAAACTCATGCTGAAGATATTATTAGTAACGGTGGTTTGCAGTTGCTGATGGAGCTGCAGCATAGGCGCACTCAGAGTTTACAGTTGCAATGCTACATGGCTCAGGTTCTCGGAAATTTAGCAGTATACACACGGTTTCATCAGAACATTATTCAAGCTG GGTTTGTACGTGTACTGGTTAACTGGGTTAAATCAAAGCATATACCTCTCCAGATGGAGGCTAGCCGTGCCTTATCTAACCTTGACAGTTTACACACTGGTAATGTATTCAGAAATGGCATATACCAACTTCATCCACAGTATAGATACAG TGATGAAGTAGTTGCTGATGTAGTATTTGTACATGGTCTTCTTGGTGGCGCTTTCCATTCCTGGAGGCAGCGGGCATCTGCAAAAGAAGAAACTTCTGACACAAGTACCAATGATAAGGATTTGACACCTTGTTGGCCCAAG ACATGGTTAGCTGAAGACTGCCCTCATTTACGTATTATAACAGTAGCATATGAAACTCAGGTTTCCGAGTGGACATCGTCATGCCCATATGGCCAAGAAAA GCGTTCACTAGCTGCCAGGAGTCAAGAATTACTCAAGAAGTTAGAAAAAGCTGGAATAGGCCAGCGACCAGTTATCTGGGTGACACATTCAATGGGAG GTTTACTAGTGAAGCAGATGTTAATAGATGCATGGCAGAGTAAGAAACAGCAAAGTTTGGCTAGTAAAACAGCTGGCGTTGTGTTTTATAGTACACCACACCAAGGCTCAGCCATTGCAGCTTATTCACAACAGGCTAGTTACCTGCTCTACCCATCGGTTGAGGTAGCTGAACTACAACAAG GTGCTTCATCATTACGCCATTTACACGGCCAATTCCGTGCGTTTGTTCAAACTTTCGGTTTACCTGTGTTAAGCTTTGGTGAAATGCAACCAACAGAGGTCGCTCTTCTTAAGTTATTTGTTGTTCCCATGACTTCAGCAC ATCCTGGTTTCGGTGATTTTTACATGCTGGATACGAATCACTTTGGGGTATGCAAGCCAACTAGTCATTCATCACCTGTATACCAAGCCTTATTGAAGTTTCTTAATCGTCATGCTCCATCGCCCCTTCACGCTAAAATTGCTGAAATTCTTACTCAACAGCCAATGAACAAGCATTTGGATACAATAGACCCACCTCCCTTTGCTGGATTTGACCAATAG
- the LOC140046707 gene encoding FHF complex subunit HOOK interacting protein 2A-like, with protein MNKGELASRLKKGKMFNKFAAALHSAVEALAPSQSLQEDFIFHWKAVTHYFINNKDDKKPVQESNIPNHLDQMLAILVTEESEMEDNLSGPCMEYLLQHKTLETLHSLGKADCPPGMKQIVLNFFTKLIGKIKQPLLPHINVYKPVSRLIKVCGEIRAGPTELEEIQFLCIVCAKIRQDPYLVNFFIEGDLPSKSPSTNDTRRRSPSHLPMEFNLIDSLLALLQSPDSKIAVKACEGLLLISSIPEKHAAQCISEHPMFCTVMAERLCSLYTALPLCMDPVDVESVEAKWGLDTCNDGEDTSMFHGKRQLISLLSWYDYCDQMVNESHPMISRTIARKINEWFFIPVLEPLLLQSSEAGILTSTAHLTKLLKMTTSPELLSQMVYFILGDGTGEEKPGDNTHKLRHRLIERCDHLSDEISIMSLRVFEVLLQKPHHHIFRNLVLRNLKTRAYYDRPSPSLASHEGSPSDSGIEPGVEAGADGPSQEGSVPGSPLSVPGSPASSINDSDVSPNGELVEEAQGIHRVVNCFLSLLPDVAKSSYITGDVGYDMYLRDAHKHYKNCLVQCLSWDWPSHPVPLERCRNSGAFYEGYFMKVLLDKVSRMLDQPYEVNLQMTLVIAKMAHLPHPHIHELLLDPYLPVAPGCRTLFTVLNRVVMDLKARMRVLSDFQSQMIIVRKQLMGMVEDDERHKIEDNPIMNLPHIDLLEAVIVLEEFCKELAAIAFVKHHTSSSR; from the exons ATGAATAAAGGAGAGTTAGCCTCTAGACTGAAGAAAGGCAAGATGTTCAATAAATTTGCAGCAGCCTTACACAGTGCAGTTGAGGCG CTTGCACCATCTCAGTCCCTTCAAGAAGATTTTATCTTTCATTGGAAAGCGGTGACacattattttatcaataataaag ATGATAAGAAGCCTGTTCAGGAGAGCAACATTCCAAATCATCTTGATCAGATGTTGGCAATCTTGGTCACAGAGGAATCCGAGATGGAAGACAACCTCTCCGGACCATGCATGGAATACTTATTACAACATAAAACATTGGAAACCCTACACTCATTGGGAAAAGCAGAT tgTCCGCCTGGTATGAagcaaattgttttaaattttttcacCAAGCTGATAGGAAAGATTAAACAACCTTTGCTTCCTCATATTAATGTCTACAAACCAGTTAGT AGGTTAATAAAAGTATGTGGGGAGATCAGAGCTGGCCCAACAGAACTGGAAGAGATCCAATTCCTGTGTATAGTGTGTGCTAAGATCAGACAAGATCCTTATCTAGTTAATTTCTTTATTGAG GGAGATCTTCCAAGTAAAAGTCCGTCAACAAATGATACAAGAAGAAGATCGCCCTCACATCTGCCAAtggaatttaatttaatagacTCCCTTCTAGCACTTCTTCAAAGTCCa GACAGCAAAATAGCAGTGAAAGCATGCGAAGGGCTACTGCTTATATCCAGTATACCCGAGAAGCATGCAGCACAGTGTATATCAGAACATCCCATGTTTTGTACAGTGATGGCTGAGAGGTTATGCAGTCTGTACACAGCACTACCGTTGTGTATGGACCCTGTAGATGTGGAAAGTGTAGAGGcaaaatgggg GTTGGATACGTGTAATGATGGAGAAGACACCAGTATGTTTCACGGTAAAAGACAACTCATCTCTTTGCTGTCGTGGTATGATTATTGCGATCAGATGGTAAATGAATCTCATCCCATGATTAGTAGAACAATCGCAAGAAAAATCAATGAATGGTTCTTTATACCAGTGCTAGAACCTTTACTTTTACAATC GTCAGAAGCCGGTATTCTTACTAGTACAGCACACCTAAcaaaattactcaaaatgacAACATCCCCCGAGTTATTATCTCAAATGGTCTACTTTATACTAGGCGATGGAACAGGCGAGGAAAAGCCTGGCGATAATACACACAAGCTGCGGCATAGGTTAATAGAAAGGTGTGATCATCTAAGTGATGAG ATTAGTATAATGTCTTTAAGAGTATTTGAAGTCTTACTACAAAAACCTCATCATCATATATTTCGAAATCTAGTCCTACGTAACCTTAAAACAAGAGCGTACTATGATAGACCATCCCCCTCGCTTGCATCCCATGAAGGATCTCCAAGTGACAGTGGGATAGAACCTGGTGTGGAGGCTGGCGCTGATGGCCCATCACAAGAGGGCAGTGTTCCTGGTAGTCCACTAAGTGTACCTGGTAGTCCAGCAAGTTCAATAAATGATTCTGATGTGTCGCCAAATGGGGAGTTGGTGGAAGAAGCTCAGGGTATTCATAGAGTCGTAAATTG TTTTCTTAGTCTTTTACCTGATGTTGCTAAATCTTCATATATTACTGGTGATGTTGGGTATGATATGTATTTAAGGGACGCTCATAAACAT TATAAGAATTGTCTAGTACAGTGTTTATCATGGGATTGGCCTAGCCATCCAGTTCCACTGGAAAGGTGCAGGAACAGCGGTGCATTCTATGAGGGTTACTTTATGAAAGTGTTATTAGACAAAGTCTCACGGATGCTGGATCAG cCATACGAGGTAAATCTGCAGATGACACTTGTAATTGCCAAGATGGCCCACCTGCCTCATCCGCATATTCATGAGTTACTGTTAGATCCTTATTTGCCTGTTGCACCTGGTTGCCGAacattatttacagtattaaacagg GTGGTTATGGATCTGAAGGCACGAATGAGGGTATTATCTGACTTCCAGAGCCAAATGATTATTGTTCGGAAACAGCTCATGGGAATGGTAGAAGACGATGAAAG ACACAAGATTGAGGATAATCCAATCATGAA tTTGCCTCACATAGACTTGCTGGAAGCAGTGATTGTTCTGGAGGAATTTTGCAAAGAACTTGCCGCAATTGCATTCGTAAAACATCACACGTCGAGCAGCAGATGA